The Neobacillus sp. OS1-2 genome includes a window with the following:
- a CDS encoding anti-repressor SinI family protein — protein sequence MIITESEVDVIDQEWMALILEAKDLGLSIEDVRDFLNRDNQDES from the coding sequence ATGATTATTACAGAAAGTGAAGTGGATGTAATCGATCAGGAATGGATGGCACTAATACTGGAAGCAAAGGATCTTGGACTATCAATTGAAGATGTACGTGATTTTCTTAATCGAGACAACCAGGATGAAAGCTGA